One Chordicoccus furentiruminis DNA window includes the following coding sequences:
- the secE gene encoding preprotein translocase subunit SecE: protein MQVIKMADSENRTAKSAEKKPRFFDGLKREWGKIIWLTRQDVARETGLVVVLSLIMGIIITVVDSAALRVIDWLLAL, encoded by the coding sequence GTGCAGGTCATTAAGATGGCAGATAGTGAGAACAGGACCGCGAAGAGCGCGGAGAAGAAACCCCGTTTTTTCGACGGACTTAAGCGCGAGTGGGGGAAGATTATCTGGCTGACGAGACAGGATGTGGCCCGCGAGACCGGTCTGGTCGTCGTCCTTTCCCTGATCATGGGCATCATCATCACCGTGGTCGACAGCGCGGCGCTGCGGGTGATCGACTGGCTGCTGGCTCTTTGA
- the rplJ gene encoding 50S ribosomal protein L10 produces the protein MAKVELKQPIVQEIASAVDGAKAAVLVQYLGLTVEQDTALRKELREAGVQYKVYKNTLMRRAFEGTEFEALSKHLDGPNAIAVSKDDPIIAEKILSKYAKNIKCFSLVGGVIEGQYADAAKLDEMASIPSREVLLSRLLGSIQAPIANFARVIKQIAEKDSAPEAEAPAAE, from the coding sequence ATGGCAAAGGTAGAACTGAAACAGCCGATTGTCCAGGAAATCGCAAGCGCGGTTGACGGTGCGAAAGCGGCGGTGCTCGTTCAGTACCTTGGACTCACGGTCGAGCAGGATACGGCGCTCCGCAAGGAACTCCGCGAAGCGGGTGTCCAGTACAAGGTGTACAAGAATACGCTGATGCGCCGTGCGTTTGAGGGAACGGAATTCGAGGCCCTCTCGAAGCATCTGGATGGCCCCAACGCCATCGCGGTATCCAAGGACGATCCGATCATCGCGGAGAAAATTCTCTCCAAGTATGCAAAGAACATCAAGTGCTTCTCACTGGTCGGCGGCGTCATCGAAGGCCAGTACGCCGATGCGGCGAAGCTGGACGAGATGGCAAGCATCCCGTCGAGAGAGGTCCTGCTCAGCAGACTCCTTGGAAGCATCCAGGCTCCGATCGCGAACTTCGCGCGTGTGATCAAGCAGATCGCCGAGAAAGACAGTGCGCCTGAGGCGGAGGCCCCGGCGGCGGAATAA
- a CDS encoding J domain-containing protein yields the protein MIQDPYTVLGVNENCSDEELKKAYREQSKRWHPDANLDHPEEAEKKFKEIQEAYRQIVDSRARGDSAYGPQRSSGAGPGSSRYGYGEYGGFGDFFNQWANGGSRQTAGEESIELTAARNYISSGHYQEAMTALNQVTEAARNARWYYYAAVASQGLGKNVDALNYAKRASDLEPDNVTYRSFVQQMQSGGMWYQQRGESYGGFGGMSSPTGWCLSFLAMNLCCNLCLGGTGGVFWC from the coding sequence ATGATACAGGATCCGTATACAGTACTCGGCGTCAATGAAAACTGCTCTGATGAGGAGCTGAAGAAGGCTTACCGTGAGCAGAGCAAGAGGTGGCATCCGGACGCCAATCTGGATCATCCGGAGGAAGCCGAGAAGAAGTTCAAGGAAATTCAGGAGGCGTACCGTCAGATTGTCGATTCGCGTGCCCGCGGAGACAGCGCGTACGGACCGCAGCGCTCATCCGGCGCGGGCCCGGGCAGCTCCCGGTACGGGTACGGAGAATACGGCGGTTTCGGGGATTTCTTCAATCAGTGGGCGAACGGCGGCTCGCGGCAGACGGCCGGCGAGGAGTCCATCGAGCTGACGGCCGCCCGGAATTATATCAGCAGTGGCCACTATCAGGAAGCCATGACGGCGCTGAACCAGGTCACGGAGGCGGCACGGAACGCCCGCTGGTATTACTACGCGGCGGTTGCCAGCCAGGGACTCGGAAAGAACGTGGATGCGCTGAATTACGCGAAGCGGGCGTCCGACCTTGAGCCGGACAATGTCACCTACCGCAGTTTCGTGCAGCAGATGCAGAGCGGCGGCATGTGGTATCAGCAGCGGGGCGAGTCCTACGGCGGCTTCGGCGGCATGAGTTCGCCGACCGGCTGGTGTCTCTCCTTTCTCGCCATGAATCTGTGCTGCAACCTCTGCCTGGGAGGCACCGGCGGCGTGTTCTGGTGCTGA
- the rplA gene encoding 50S ribosomal protein L1 — MKHGKKYIEAAKEIERGTLYDPADAIALVKKTATAKFDETIEAHIRTGCDGRHADQQIRGAVVLPAGTGKKVRVLVFAKGAKAEEAKAAGADYVGEMDLVPKIQKEGWLDFDVVVATPDMMGVVGRLGRILGPKGLMPNPKAGTVTMDVTKAVKEIKAGKIEYRLDKSNIIHVPVGKASFTEEQLGENFRALMDALVKARPSTVKGAYLRSITLASTMGPGVRVNPLKVQ, encoded by the coding sequence ATGAAACACGGGAAGAAATATATCGAAGCCGCAAAGGAGATCGAGCGCGGCACGCTGTATGATCCGGCTGACGCGATCGCTCTGGTAAAGAAGACCGCGACGGCGAAGTTCGACGAGACGATCGAGGCGCATATCCGCACAGGCTGCGACGGACGCCACGCGGACCAGCAGATCCGCGGCGCTGTCGTTCTTCCGGCCGGAACCGGCAAGAAGGTCCGCGTCCTCGTTTTCGCGAAGGGAGCGAAGGCGGAGGAGGCGAAGGCCGCCGGCGCTGATTATGTCGGTGAGATGGATCTCGTTCCGAAGATCCAGAAAGAGGGCTGGCTCGACTTCGACGTTGTCGTCGCGACACCGGACATGATGGGCGTGGTCGGCCGTCTCGGCCGTATCCTCGGACCGAAGGGCCTGATGCCGAACCCGAAGGCCGGCACCGTCACGATGGATGTCACCAAGGCGGTGAAGGAAATTAAAGCCGGTAAGATCGAGTACCGTCTCGACAAGAGCAACATCATCCACGTTCCGGTCGGCAAGGCTTCCTTCACGGAAGAGCAGCTGGGCGAGAACTTCAGAGCGCTGATGGACGCGCTTGTCAAGGCCCGTCCGAGCACGGTGAAGGGCGCGTACCTGAGAAGCATCACGCTTGCTTCCACCATGGGTCCGGGCGTCCGCGTCAATCCGCTGAAGGTTCAGTGA
- the rplK gene encoding 50S ribosomal protein L11 — MAKKVTGYIKLQIPAGKATPAPPVGPALGQHGVNIVQFTKAFNAKTAQMGDVIIPVVITVYADRSFTFITKTPPAAVLIKKALNLPKASGQPNKVKVGKITKAQVKEIAETKMPDLNAASIEAAMSIIEGTCRSMGVEVVD; from the coding sequence ATGGCAAAGAAGGTTACAGGTTACATCAAACTGCAGATTCCGGCCGGCAAGGCAACCCCGGCTCCGCCGGTAGGCCCGGCGCTCGGCCAGCATGGCGTGAATATCGTTCAGTTTACGAAAGCCTTCAACGCGAAGACCGCTCAGATGGGTGATGTGATCATCCCGGTCGTGATCACCGTTTATGCGGATCGGAGCTTCACCTTCATCACGAAGACTCCGCCGGCGGCCGTTCTGATCAAGAAGGCGCTGAATCTGCCGAAGGCATCCGGTCAGCCGAACAAGGTGAAGGTCGGCAAGATCACGAAGGCTCAGGTGAAGGAAATCGCCGAGACGAAGATGCCGGATCTGAATGCCGCGTCGATCGAGGCCGCGATGAGCATCATCGAAGGCACGTGCCGCAGCATGGGCGTTGAGGTAGTTGACTGA
- a CDS encoding radical SAM protein — protein sequence MNKIAHAAQRKAFELALDTVGKKAVENRSEGYVGVVDAMQKILGDGWKPEAYDRLRKAFSKDGKWTQYFNNLLDHVDVEFMKGLFMSIGFEGGFCGFRETRKTAKKYNMQCPWIILFDPTSACNLRCTGCWASEYSHQLNLSYEDMDKIVTEGKELGIHAYIMTGGEPMMRKKDIIKLAEKHSDCAFMLFTNGTLVDQQFCDDMRRCKNIVLSMSIEGFEEATDFRRGKGVFQKVMDTMELLRKNGLVYGTSICYTSKNYKAVTSDEFYDFLISKGVAFTWYFHFMPVGMDATMDLVPTPEQREYMYHRIREVRGWEGGKPIFCMDFQNDGEFVSGCIAGGKYYCHINPNGDVEPCVFIHYSSANIHDKSLLECLQQPLFKAYQANQPFNKNLLQPCPFLENPQKLQAMVEATGAHSTDMSAPETVEHLCGKCANYAKEWAPYADKLWKSNHPGFEPEAPKDVVIPADAKQ from the coding sequence ATGAACAAGATAGCACATGCCGCCCAGCGCAAGGCGTTTGAGCTGGCTCTGGACACGGTCGGCAAGAAGGCGGTTGAAAACAGAAGCGAGGGGTATGTGGGCGTCGTGGACGCGATGCAGAAGATCCTCGGCGACGGCTGGAAGCCCGAAGCGTACGACCGGCTCCGCAAAGCGTTCAGCAAGGACGGCAAGTGGACCCAGTACTTCAACAATCTGCTGGATCATGTGGATGTGGAGTTCATGAAGGGCCTCTTTATGTCCATCGGCTTCGAGGGCGGCTTCTGCGGCTTCCGCGAGACCAGAAAGACGGCGAAGAAGTACAACATGCAGTGCCCGTGGATCATCCTGTTCGATCCGACCTCGGCCTGCAACCTCCGCTGCACCGGCTGCTGGGCGTCCGAGTACAGCCATCAGCTGAACCTTTCCTATGAGGACATGGACAAGATCGTGACCGAGGGCAAGGAACTCGGGATTCATGCCTACATCATGACCGGCGGAGAGCCGATGATGAGAAAGAAGGATATCATCAAGCTGGCGGAGAAGCATTCCGACTGCGCGTTCATGCTGTTCACCAACGGCACGCTGGTGGATCAGCAGTTCTGCGATGATATGAGACGCTGCAAGAACATCGTGCTGTCGATGTCCATCGAGGGCTTCGAGGAGGCGACTGACTTCCGCCGCGGCAAGGGCGTCTTCCAGAAGGTTATGGATACGATGGAGCTGCTCCGGAAGAACGGCCTGGTCTACGGCACGTCGATCTGCTACACCAGCAAGAACTACAAGGCCGTGACGTCGGACGAGTTCTATGACTTCCTGATCAGCAAGGGCGTCGCCTTCACCTGGTACTTCCACTTCATGCCGGTCGGCATGGACGCGACGATGGATCTCGTTCCGACGCCGGAGCAGAGAGAGTACATGTATCACCGGATCCGCGAGGTTCGCGGCTGGGAAGGCGGCAAGCCGATCTTCTGCATGGATTTCCAGAACGACGGCGAGTTCGTCAGCGGCTGCATCGCGGGCGGCAAGTATTACTGCCACATCAATCCGAACGGCGACGTGGAGCCCTGCGTCTTCATCCATTACTCGAGCGCCAACATCCACGACAAGAGTCTGCTGGAGTGTCTGCAGCAACCGCTGTTCAAGGCCTATCAGGCGAATCAGCCGTTCAATAAGAACCTGCTTCAGCCCTGCCCGTTCCTCGAGAACCCGCAGAAGCTGCAGGCGATGGTGGAAGCGACCGGCGCTCACAGCACCGATATGAGCGCGCCGGAGACAGTCGAGCACCTTTGCGGCAAGTGCGCGAACTACGCGAAGGAGTGGGCTCCGTACGCGGACAAGCTCTGGAAGTCCAACCATCCGGGCTTCGAGCCGGAAGCGCCGAAGGACGTGGTGATCCCGGCGGACGCGAAACAGTAA
- a CDS encoding ATP-binding cassette domain-containing protein has product MVTIRNLSKSYQGRRVIDGLDLTVPDDPPLCLMGPSGCGKTTLLRILAGLEKADGGTISGLPVRVSMAFQEDRLAEPFSAVHNIMLVTGRSVPRTEILSHLDELGLGDCTDMPARELSGGMRRRVTLARTMLAPSGLLLMDEILKGLDAAARRRTAAYIRRHRDGRPLLFVTHDPEEAELIGGRIAVWPGVPAAFRA; this is encoded by the coding sequence ATGGTCACGATTCGGAATCTGAGCAAATCCTATCAGGGACGGAGGGTGATCGACGGTCTTGATCTGACCGTTCCGGACGATCCGCCGCTCTGCCTTATGGGCCCGTCCGGCTGCGGAAAGACGACGCTGCTGCGCATCCTCGCGGGACTCGAAAAGGCGGACGGAGGCACGATTTCAGGCCTTCCGGTCCGTGTTTCGATGGCCTTTCAGGAGGACCGGCTGGCGGAGCCGTTTTCCGCCGTGCACAACATCATGCTCGTGACGGGGCGGAGCGTTCCCCGTACGGAGATTCTTTCGCATCTGGACGAGCTGGGGCTCGGGGACTGCACGGACATGCCGGCGCGGGAGCTGAGCGGGGGCATGCGGCGGCGCGTGACACTGGCGCGCACGATGCTGGCGCCTTCGGGTCTTCTCCTGATGGACGAGATTCTGAAGGGCCTCGACGCGGCGGCCCGGCGCAGGACGGCTGCATATATCCGGCGCCACAGGGACGGCCGTCCGCTGCTGTTCGTGACCCACGATCCGGAGGAGGCGGAGCTGATCGGCGGCCGGATCGCCGTCTGGCCGGGAGTGCCGGCCGCCTTCCGCGCGTAG
- a CDS encoding Cof-type HAD-IIB family hydrolase, with protein MDPHILYLDLDDTLLNSEKRVSPENAAAVRGALRAGHQVVLTTGRPLAATLPLAEELGLLRPDCFVISFNGALIYDCGAGKPLVMETLPLALTRELWNLAKARGIHCQGYSRSDTLVCADDEEVRFYAGRIHVTYRVDASLPDSLREETVKLLFIDLKDHAKLEAFRAEAAARCGGALSLFFSNRWFLECVRAGVSKGDAVRRLAALLGVPIERTIAVGDQENDLPMIRAAGIGCAMANATDALKAEADYVTERDADHSGVAEIIKKFLPG; from the coding sequence ATGGATCCGCACATTCTGTATCTCGATCTCGACGACACGCTTCTTAACTCCGAAAAACGCGTTTCTCCGGAAAATGCAGCCGCCGTCCGCGGCGCGCTTCGGGCCGGCCACCAGGTGGTGCTGACCACCGGGCGGCCTCTCGCCGCGACGCTTCCGCTGGCGGAGGAGCTCGGTCTTCTCCGTCCCGACTGCTTTGTGATCTCCTTCAACGGCGCGCTGATCTACGACTGCGGGGCCGGAAAGCCGCTGGTGATGGAAACGCTTCCCCTTGCGCTGACGCGCGAGCTCTGGAATCTCGCAAAGGCCCGCGGCATTCATTGTCAGGGCTACAGCCGGTCGGACACGCTCGTCTGCGCAGATGACGAGGAAGTCCGTTTCTACGCCGGCCGGATCCATGTCACCTACCGCGTCGACGCCTCGCTCCCTGATTCTCTGCGGGAGGAGACTGTCAAGCTTCTCTTCATCGACCTGAAGGATCACGCGAAGCTGGAGGCTTTCCGTGCCGAGGCCGCGGCGCGCTGCGGCGGAGCGCTCTCGCTCTTCTTCTCGAACCGCTGGTTCCTCGAATGCGTGCGTGCCGGCGTATCGAAAGGCGACGCGGTCCGCCGTCTCGCCGCCCTGCTGGGCGTACCGATCGAACGGACCATCGCCGTCGGGGATCAGGAAAACGATCTGCCGATGATCCGGGCCGCCGGAATCGGATGCGCGATGGCGAACGCCACCGACGCGCTGAAGGCCGAGGCGGACTATGTCACGGAACGGGACGCCGACCACAGCGGCGTCGCCGAGATCATAAAAAAATTCCTGCCCGGCTGA
- a CDS encoding Crp/Fnr family transcriptional regulator: MEQKEINRILGQTVLFHDLGESRLREALLIMRGRIRHYEGRAVLHVSGEPLSFFGLVLGGSVQVTMNDLDGRDVLMASVRSGETFGEAICALRRPDPPINIYAEKETDVLWLSAGFLHEPGRGPQEDLRSMLVCRLAEMMAGRTLRMNRRIQVLSKHTLREKLLTFFAECREEYGGPSFTIPMDRATMAAYLGTDRSALSRELSRMRREGLVLYRKNEFTLQMQPTKPS, from the coding sequence ATGGAGCAGAAAGAAATCAACCGGATTCTGGGACAGACGGTGCTGTTTCATGACCTCGGCGAAAGCCGGCTCCGTGAAGCGCTTCTCATCATGAGAGGGCGGATCCGGCACTATGAAGGGAGGGCGGTTCTCCACGTAAGCGGAGAGCCGCTCTCCTTTTTCGGCCTTGTTCTCGGGGGAAGCGTACAGGTGACGATGAACGATCTGGACGGCCGGGACGTGCTGATGGCCAGCGTCAGGAGCGGCGAAACGTTCGGTGAGGCGATCTGTGCCCTCCGAAGGCCGGATCCTCCAATCAACATCTACGCGGAGAAGGAGACGGATGTACTCTGGCTGTCCGCCGGCTTTCTCCACGAGCCGGGCCGCGGCCCGCAGGAGGATCTGCGCTCGATGCTGGTCTGCCGGCTTGCCGAGATGATGGCCGGACGCACGCTCCGGATGAACCGACGGATTCAGGTTCTCTCAAAGCATACGCTTCGTGAAAAGCTGCTGACCTTTTTCGCAGAGTGCCGCGAGGAGTACGGGGGACCGAGCTTCACGATCCCGATGGACCGGGCGACGATGGCGGCCTATCTGGGGACGGACCGGAGCGCGCTCTCGCGCGAACTGTCCAGGATGCGCAGGGAGGGGCTTGTCCTGTACAGGAAGAACGAGTTTACGTTGCAAATGCAACCGACAAAGCCATCCTGA
- the ftsH gene encoding ATP-dependent zinc metalloprotease FtsH, with translation MSNAKKPDRKPIYVYILIVVLAMLLINLFLFPAVRAQRYTEVDYSAFLDMVDEKKIAAAEIQDDVILFADKNNPPNYYKTAKVDDPDLVKELKASGAKFTKVTSADNPIESFLLGWVLPLVIFYGIGVFISRRLVSRMGEGFGGGNPMLSFGKSNAKVYVPSTTSIKFKDVAGEEEAKALLQELVKYLHDPKAYADIGAQCPKGALLVGPPGTGKTLLAKAVAGEANVPFFSIAGSEFVEMFVGMGASKVRDLFEQAAKNAPCIVFIDEIDTIGKKRDAGALSTNDEREQTLNQLLTEMDGFDGSKGVIILGATNRPEVLDPALLRPGRFDRRIPVELPDLQGRIDILKVHGKKVKLADNVDFEPIAKTAAGASGAELANIVNEAALRAVRMGRHVVTQEDLQESIEVVIAGYQKKSRVLSDKEKLIVAYHEIGHALVAAKQTDSAPVQKITIIPRTSGALGYTLQVDEGDRYLMSKDELLNKICTFTGGRCAEELIFHSITTGASNDIEQATKLARAMITQYGMDDDFGMVAMSTQTNQYLGGDMSLSCAPDTAKSIDDRVVAVVREQHDKALKILKDNEIKLHQLAKYLYEHETITGEEFMEILQAPVPSVTARSEDGKTEA, from the coding sequence ATGTCCAACGCGAAAAAGCCGGACCGCAAACCGATTTATGTGTATATCCTGATTGTGGTTCTGGCGATGCTCCTGATCAATCTTTTCCTGTTCCCGGCCGTCCGCGCGCAGCGGTACACGGAGGTGGACTACAGCGCGTTCCTCGACATGGTCGATGAGAAGAAGATCGCGGCCGCCGAGATTCAGGACGACGTGATTCTCTTCGCTGACAAGAACAATCCGCCGAACTATTACAAGACAGCCAAGGTCGACGACCCGGATCTGGTGAAGGAGCTGAAGGCTTCGGGCGCGAAGTTCACCAAGGTGACGTCGGCGGATAATCCGATTGAGAGCTTCCTGCTCGGCTGGGTGCTGCCGCTCGTGATCTTCTACGGGATCGGCGTGTTCATCTCGAGAAGGCTGGTCTCCAGAATGGGCGAAGGATTCGGCGGCGGCAATCCGATGCTTTCCTTCGGCAAGAGCAACGCCAAGGTGTATGTGCCCTCCACGACGAGCATTAAGTTCAAGGATGTGGCCGGCGAGGAAGAGGCAAAGGCTCTTCTGCAGGAGCTCGTCAAGTATCTGCATGACCCGAAGGCTTACGCCGACATCGGCGCCCAGTGCCCCAAGGGCGCGCTGCTGGTCGGCCCTCCCGGTACGGGCAAGACGCTGCTCGCAAAGGCGGTAGCCGGCGAGGCGAACGTGCCGTTTTTCTCCATCGCGGGATCCGAGTTCGTCGAGATGTTCGTCGGCATGGGCGCGTCGAAGGTGAGAGACCTCTTCGAGCAGGCGGCAAAGAACGCACCCTGCATCGTGTTCATCGATGAGATCGATACGATCGGCAAGAAGAGAGACGCCGGCGCGCTGTCCACCAACGACGAGCGCGAGCAGACGCTGAACCAGCTGCTGACCGAGATGGACGGCTTTGACGGATCGAAGGGCGTCATCATTCTTGGTGCGACAAACCGGCCCGAGGTTCTGGATCCGGCCCTGCTCCGTCCGGGCCGCTTTGACCGCCGGATTCCGGTCGAGCTGCCGGATCTTCAGGGGCGCATCGATATTCTCAAGGTTCACGGAAAGAAAGTGAAGCTGGCGGACAACGTCGATTTCGAGCCGATCGCGAAGACGGCGGCCGGCGCCTCCGGCGCCGAGCTGGCGAACATCGTCAACGAGGCCGCGCTCCGGGCGGTCCGGATGGGCCGTCATGTGGTCACGCAGGAGGATCTTCAGGAGAGCATCGAGGTCGTCATCGCGGGATACCAGAAGAAGAGCCGCGTCCTTTCCGACAAGGAGAAGCTGATCGTCGCCTATCACGAGATCGGCCACGCGCTCGTCGCCGCGAAGCAGACGGATTCCGCGCCGGTACAGAAGATCACGATCATTCCGCGTACTTCCGGCGCGCTGGGCTATACGCTGCAGGTGGACGAGGGCGACCGCTACCTGATGTCGAAGGATGAGCTGCTGAACAAGATCTGCACCTTTACCGGCGGGCGCTGCGCGGAGGAGCTGATCTTCCACTCGATCACCACAGGCGCTTCCAACGACATCGAGCAGGCGACGAAGCTGGCCCGCGCGATGATTACCCAGTACGGTATGGACGACGACTTCGGCATGGTCGCGATGTCCACCCAGACCAATCAGTACCTCGGAGGCGATATGTCGCTGAGCTGTGCGCCGGATACGGCGAAGTCCATCGATGACCGTGTCGTTGCGGTGGTCCGGGAGCAGCATGACAAGGCGCTGAAGATTCTGAAGGATAACGAGATCAAACTTCATCAGCTCGCCAAGTACCTCTACGAGCACGAGACGATCACCGGCGAGGAGTTTATGGAGATTCTTCAGGCGCCGGTACCGTCGGTGACGGCACGGTCAGAGGACGGGAAAACGGAAGCCTGA
- a CDS encoding ABC transporter substrate-binding protein — translation MKKRWMAVMLAAVMTVLTIGALPAAASSQADAVSAATSAAEAVQGEETEIRLAGLKGATSMGMVRLLEEADSGKTADSYSFTLAGSADEITPKLVKGDLDIAAVPVNLGSVLYSKTQGAVEMLAVSTLGVLYIVENGAQDITSWSDLRGRTILATGKGSTPEYALRYLLTQNGLDPDQDVTMEWKDEPTETVSAMAAAGGSTVAMLPQPYVTAAKAKLPDLHVALDLTKSWDDLNNGSRFVTAGLLVRKAFADEHPDAVSRFLDAYADSASYVNEHPAEAAKLIEKYGIIKAAVAEKAIPDCHIVCITGTEMKAALSGYLKTLYDQNPRSVGGSLPGGDFYYDAGSDGTE, via the coding sequence ATGAAAAAACGATGGATGGCCGTGATGCTGGCGGCCGTGATGACGGTTCTGACGATCGGGGCGCTGCCTGCTGCGGCTTCTTCGCAGGCGGATGCTGTTTCCGCCGCAACCTCTGCGGCGGAGGCGGTGCAGGGCGAAGAAACCGAGATCCGTCTGGCGGGACTGAAGGGCGCGACCTCGATGGGGATGGTCAGACTGCTGGAGGAAGCGGACAGCGGGAAGACGGCCGATTCGTACTCGTTTACGCTGGCAGGTTCCGCGGATGAGATCACGCCGAAGCTGGTCAAGGGCGATCTGGATATCGCGGCCGTGCCGGTGAATCTCGGATCGGTGCTCTACAGCAAAACGCAGGGCGCGGTGGAGATGCTGGCGGTCAGTACGCTCGGCGTTCTTTATATCGTGGAAAACGGGGCGCAGGATATCACCAGCTGGAGCGACCTCAGGGGAAGGACGATTCTGGCGACCGGCAAGGGTTCGACGCCGGAATACGCGCTCCGGTATCTGCTGACGCAGAACGGACTGGATCCGGATCAGGACGTCACAATGGAGTGGAAGGATGAGCCGACGGAGACGGTCTCCGCGATGGCCGCGGCAGGCGGGAGCACGGTGGCGATGCTGCCGCAGCCGTATGTGACGGCGGCGAAGGCAAAGCTGCCGGATCTCCATGTCGCGCTGGATCTGACGAAGAGCTGGGACGATCTGAATAACGGAAGCCGGTTCGTGACGGCGGGACTGCTCGTGAGAAAGGCGTTTGCCGATGAGCATCCGGACGCGGTCAGCCGTTTCCTGGACGCATACGCGGATTCCGCTTCGTATGTCAATGAGCATCCGGCCGAGGCTGCGAAGCTGATCGAAAAGTACGGCATTATCAAGGCGGCTGTGGCGGAGAAGGCGATTCCGGACTGCCATATCGTCTGCATTACCGGGACAGAAATGAAAGCCGCACTCAGCGGATATCTGAAGACGCTGTATGACCAGAACCCCAGATCCGTGGGCGGCTCGCTTCCGGGCGGCGATTTCTACTACGACGCCGGTTCAGACGGAACGGAATGA
- the nusG gene encoding transcription termination/antitermination protein NusG, protein MSEANWYVIHTYSGYENKVKANIDKTVANRHLEEQILDVIVPLEDVQETKNGVTRMVKRKMFPGYVLVHMEMNDDTWYVVRNTRGVTGFVGPGSKPVPLAPDEMWKLGVGEGSEAPAQQKPKIVVDFEKGDMVVVIAGAWEGTEGVVQAVNPQKQTITINVELFGRDTPVEISFSEVKKK, encoded by the coding sequence ATGTCAGAAGCGAACTGGTATGTGATTCATACCTATTCCGGATACGAGAACAAGGTCAAGGCCAACATCGACAAGACTGTCGCGAACCGTCATCTTGAGGAGCAGATCCTCGATGTCATCGTGCCGCTGGAGGACGTTCAGGAGACGAAGAACGGCGTCACGCGGATGGTCAAGAGGAAGATGTTCCCGGGCTATGTCCTCGTCCATATGGAGATGAACGACGATACCTGGTACGTCGTCCGGAACACCAGAGGCGTGACCGGATTCGTCGGACCGGGAAGCAAGCCGGTGCCGCTCGCGCCGGACGAGATGTGGAAACTCGGAGTCGGAGAGGGATCGGAGGCGCCAGCGCAGCAGAAGCCGAAGATCGTGGTCGATTTCGAGAAGGGCGATATGGTCGTCGTCATCGCAGGCGCCTGGGAAGGAACCGAAGGCGTCGTCCAGGCGGTCAACCCCCAGAAGCAGACCATCACGATCAACGTGGAGCTTTTCGGCCGCGACACTCCGGTCGAGATCAGCTTCTCGGAGGTTAAGAAAAAGTGA
- the rpmG gene encoding 50S ribosomal protein L33: MRTRITLACTECKQRNYTTMKDKKEHPERMETKKYCRFCRKHTLHKETK; encoded by the coding sequence GTGCGTACAAGGATCACATTAGCTTGCACAGAATGCAAACAGCGTAACTACACGACCATGAAGGATAAGAAAGAACATCCTGAAAGAATGGAAACGAAGAAATACTGCAGGTTCTGCCGCAAGCATACCTTACACAAGGAAACGAAGTAA
- a CDS encoding ABC transporter permease, whose protein sequence is MKRLSGRTLRLISAAAALLVWQAAAAAVSDPILLASPAEVGRRFLTIWRDAGFWKVLAFSAGHITGGFLLALTAGTALGLLAARFRPAEILLWPYVTLIKTVPVASFIILALIWLDGRQLNIFISFLMVFPVVYSNVLEGVRSTDPAMEEMMALYRVPWIRRMRYVYLTQLRPYLAAAVRVGTGTAWKAGAAAEVIAVVSGSVGGKLYESKIYLETSDLCVWTILIVLISVLLEKLMLRLLDAAGRALEDG, encoded by the coding sequence ATGAAAAGACTGTCAGGACGAACACTCAGGCTGATTTCCGCCGCGGCAGCACTGCTTGTGTGGCAGGCTGCCGCGGCGGCCGTATCCGACCCGATTCTTCTGGCTTCGCCGGCTGAGGTGGGGAGACGGTTTCTCACGATCTGGCGTGACGCCGGCTTCTGGAAGGTGCTGGCTTTCAGCGCCGGCCACATCACCGGAGGCTTTCTGCTCGCTCTGACGGCCGGAACGGCACTCGGGCTGCTGGCCGCCCGTTTTCGTCCGGCGGAGATCCTTCTCTGGCCTTATGTCACGCTGATCAAGACGGTGCCGGTCGCCTCCTTCATTATTCTGGCCCTGATCTGGCTTGACGGAAGGCAGCTGAACATCTTCATTTCGTTTCTGATGGTGTTTCCTGTCGTGTACAGCAATGTGCTGGAGGGCGTGCGCAGCACGGATCCGGCGATGGAAGAGATGATGGCGCTCTACCGCGTTCCGTGGATCCGCCGGATGCGCTATGTCTATCTGACGCAGCTGCGGCCGTATCTGGCGGCGGCCGTGCGCGTCGGAACCGGTACCGCCTGGAAGGCGGGCGCGGCAGCCGAGGTGATCGCGGTTGTGTCCGGCTCCGTCGGAGGAAAGCTGTACGAGTCGAAAATATACCTGGAGACGTCGGATCTCTGCGTGTGGACGATTCTGATCGTACTGATCAGCGTGCTGCTTGAGAAGCTGATGCTCCGGCTGCTCGACGCGGCCGGCCGCGCGCTGGAGGACGGATGA